In one Leptotrichia sp. OH3620_COT-345 genomic region, the following are encoded:
- a CDS encoding BRO family protein, translating into MNLKIIKNTEVIGTNINIYGDYERPLFNANEIAKIIKNSNVSQMLKPVEAEEKELITMYGNNNVPYKQWYLTEEGLYEVLMLSRKPEAKEFKKKVKEILKSVRKHGGYIYVKASDNELEIRKRVESILEATKKEFLLLSDKVKEYETFFDTNREYITTKSLADIYEIPYEEFLEKLNEIGLIYKKGKILKLYREHKYKGYIKYQKVNGKYILKWTSKGEKYIFEKLSELKIER; encoded by the coding sequence ATGAATCTTAAAATAATCAAGAATACTGAAGTCATAGGAACAAATATAAATATATACGGTGATTATGAAAGACCTTTATTTAACGCTAATGAAATAGCTAAAATAATAAAAAACAGCAATGTAAGTCAAATGCTTAAACCAGTGGAAGCAGAAGAAAAGGAATTAATAACAATGTATGGAAACAATAATGTTCCTTATAAACAATGGTATCTGACAGAAGAAGGATTGTATGAAGTACTAATGTTAAGTAGAAAGCCTGAAGCTAAAGAATTTAAGAAAAAAGTCAAGGAGATTTTAAAATCGGTTAGAAAACATGGAGGATATATTTATGTAAAAGCTTCAGATAATGAACTTGAAATTCGGAAAAGGGTAGAAAGCATATTGGAGGCTACAAAAAAAGAATTTCTTCTGTTAAGTGATAAAGTTAAGGAATATGAAACTTTTTTTGATACGAATAGAGAATATATTACAACAAAATCTTTAGCAGATATATATGAAATACCTTATGAAGAGTTTTTAGAAAAATTGAATGAAATTGGATTAATTTATAAAAAAGGAAAAATTCTAAAATTATACAGAGAGCATAAGTATAAAGGTTATATAAAGTATCAAAAAGTAAACGGAAAATACATATTGAAGTGGACTTCTAAAGGAGAAAAATATATATTTGAAAAATTAAGTGAATTAAAAATAGAAAGATAA
- a CDS encoding tyrosine-type recombinase/integrase — MRNANGTGSVYKRKEKSRKPWIVREPARLINGKYKRPIIGSYRTQKEAQEMLREYNSRNLNIEYSELKLVDLFNKWKISKHAKSIKTEETFNRYCRDFTVIFEEILEDSFISLDYSDYQNRLNNYPKNKGRTALTVLKSIYVEAMKQRIVKENISLYLESSDQIIRTVDRVIFKDEFVRMLWENYECTNNIYVAMVLLLFYTGMRSVDLFRIENENINLKEKYLITGSKTEAGINRRIPIHNLVLPIVKKYMSEKRKMFFEDDYGTLKNRFNNILKEYDVEGNLHSIRHTFITKMRRIKDVPASKVKNIVGHKVKDITDGIYTHWSIEELRDVINKLVY; from the coding sequence ATGAGGAATGCTAATGGAACAGGGAGTGTTTACAAACGAAAAGAAAAATCTAGAAAGCCTTGGATTGTAAGAGAACCTGCCCGTTTGATAAATGGGAAATATAAAAGACCTATTATCGGAAGCTACAGAACACAGAAAGAAGCACAGGAGATGTTGCGTGAATATAATTCCAGAAATTTGAATATAGAGTATTCTGAATTGAAATTAGTTGATCTATTTAATAAATGGAAAATATCAAAACATGCCAAAAGTATTAAAACAGAAGAAACATTCAATAGATATTGTAGAGATTTCACCGTAATTTTTGAGGAAATCTTGGAAGATTCATTTATATCTTTAGATTATAGTGATTATCAGAATAGATTGAACAATTATCCTAAAAACAAAGGAAGAACAGCTTTAACAGTTTTAAAATCAATTTATGTGGAAGCAATGAAGCAACGTATAGTGAAGGAAAATATTTCTTTATATTTAGAATCTTCCGACCAGATAATAAGAACAGTTGATAGAGTAATATTTAAAGATGAGTTTGTAAGAATGTTATGGGAAAATTATGAGTGTACAAACAATATATATGTTGCAATGGTTTTACTGCTTTTTTATACCGGAATGAGAAGTGTTGATTTATTTAGAATAGAAAATGAAAATATAAATTTAAAAGAAAAGTATTTAATAACAGGTTCAAAAACAGAAGCGGGAATAAATAGACGGATACCTATTCATAATTTAGTTCTGCCCATTGTAAAAAAATATATGAGTGAAAAAAGAAAAATGTTTTTTGAAGATGACTATGGCACTTTAAAAAATCGTTTCAATAATATTTTAAAGGAATACGATGTTGAAGGAAACTTACATTCAATACGTCATACTTTTATAACCAAAATGAGAAGAATAAAAGATGTACCAGCTTCAAAAGTAAAAAATATTGTCGGACATAAGGTAAAAGACATTACGGACGGGATTTATACTCATTGGAGTATAGAAGAATTAAGAGATGTTATAAATAAATTAGTTTATTAG
- a CDS encoding replication initiator protein A, whose translation MKRIKLDDLEKNEFYKMPKKIYEFNLRPVDRELYMLCFENWRLSLKNNWINSNDEIYFYASQKKMAKKMKVSKPTIISAFKKLIENELLEAVKESGESNIYYLANII comes from the coding sequence ATGAAAAGAATAAAATTAGATGACTTAGAGAAAAATGAATTTTATAAAATGCCAAAAAAGATATATGAATTTAATTTAAGACCTGTTGATAGAGAATTATATATGCTTTGCTTTGAAAATTGGAGATTATCATTAAAAAATAATTGGATAAATAGTAATGATGAAATTTATTTTTATGCAAGTCAGAAGAAAATGGCTAAAAAAATGAAAGTAAGTAAACCGACTATAATATCTGCTTTCAAAAAATTAATAGAAAATGAATTACTTGAGGCAGTAAAGGAGTCGGGAGAATCTAATATTTATTATTTAGCTAATATCATTTAA
- a CDS encoding helix-turn-helix domain-containing protein yields the protein MYKKLFLKMYENDDNITSLSKKTQINKDTLSKKLNAKFQFKANEIRKISDVYNLSNEEIVIFFNLRTT from the coding sequence ATGTATAAGAAATTATTTTTAAAAATGTATGAAAATGATGATAATATTACATCACTATCAAAAAAAACTCAAATAAATAAAGATACTTTATCAAAAAAATTGAATGCTAAATTTCAATTTAAAGCAAATGAAATAAGAAAAATTTCAGATGTTTATAATTTATCTAATGAAGAAATTGTGATTTTTTTTAATCTTAGAACAACTTAA
- a CDS encoding helix-turn-helix domain-containing protein, translating into MDKHIGLKILRLRENKKLSQQQLAKKLSVKPQTIYKYENGIIKNIKYETIEKLAKIFNVSPQYLLGLDDEENIVPTKEELERGSMLFYQNKKISDEDKDELFKKIQEYYFKERLKK; encoded by the coding sequence ATGGATAAGCATATAGGACTAAAAATTTTAAGATTAAGAGAAAATAAAAAATTAAGTCAACAACAATTGGCAAAAAAATTATCAGTAAAACCACAAACAATATATAAATATGAAAACGGAATTATAAAAAATATAAAATATGAAACTATTGAAAAATTAGCTAAAATTTTCAATGTTTCTCCGCAATATCTTTTAGGACTGGATGATGAAGAAAATATTGTTCCTACAAAAGAGGAATTGGAAAGAGGAAGTATGCTTTTTTATCAAAATAAAAAAATTTCTGATGAAGATAAAGACGAGCTATTTAAAAAAATTCAGGAATATTATTTTAAAGAGCGATTAAAAAAATAA
- a CDS encoding ImmA/IrrE family metallo-endopeptidase, with protein sequence MGISKNLSSDIKKEVLIHEFAHFILHKEILKNNRSFKKSHEKEAELFVKYFIKYKFKK encoded by the coding sequence ATTGGAATCAGTAAAAATCTTTCTTCAGATATCAAAAAAGAAGTTTTAATACATGAATTTGCTCACTTTATACTCCATAAGGAAATATTAAAAAACAATAGGAGTTTCAAAAAATCACATGAAAAAGAAGCGGAATTATTTGTAAAATATTTTATAAAATATAAATTTAAAAAATAA
- a CDS encoding phospholipase D-like domain-containing protein, producing the protein MEEKREFIDHKDPNVFYVAKNYSIILEGITADIKISKGMCSFIKEKLSGKSNFISSFKAIVPYIDLEYINKTFNLSSSEKLFIISSKEIYENNDEVKIRRNKNRKYLESKIKYTSVFDINGKKKLSKEFTDKTLNLITFKYNSKAKDIVRNEKNFFNIHSKIFLINNEFAFIGSANLTSNALTNNYETLFFIDKNKSSENKIFIDKLIEFFNNIQNEKNIETEEIFFNDQNIQENNNIENDIKNLSFIKKLKLLFSK; encoded by the coding sequence ATGGAAGAAAAAAGAGAATTTATTGATCATAAAGATCCCAATGTCTTTTATGTAGCTAAAAATTATTCTATCATATTGGAGGGAATCACCGCGGATATTAAAATTTCTAAGGGGATGTGTTCATTTATTAAAGAAAAATTATCAGGAAAATCGAATTTTATATCTTCTTTTAAAGCAATTGTGCCGTACATAGATTTAGAATATATTAATAAAACTTTTAATTTATCTTCTTCTGAAAAGCTATTTATAATATCTTCAAAAGAAATTTATGAAAATAATGATGAAGTTAAAATTAGAAGAAATAAAAATAGAAAATATTTAGAAAGCAAAATAAAATACACCTCTGTTTTTGATATCAATGGGAAAAAAAAGTTAAGTAAAGAATTTACAGATAAAACTCTTAATTTAATTACTTTTAAATATAATTCAAAAGCAAAAGATATAGTGAGGAATGAAAAAAATTTTTTTAATATACACTCAAAAATTTTTTTGATAAACAATGAATTTGCCTTTATAGGTTCCGCTAATCTAACTTCAAATGCTTTGACAAATAATTATGAAACTTTGTTTTTTATTGATAAAAATAAAAGCAGTGAAAATAAAATTTTTATAGATAAGTTAATTGAATTCTTTAATAACATTCAAAATGAAAAAAATATTGAAACAGAAGAAATATTCTTTAATGATCAGAACATACAAGAAAATAATAATATAGAAAACGATATTAAAAATTTATCATTTATAAAAAAGTTAAAATTATTATTTAGTAAATAA
- a CDS encoding class I SAM-dependent methyltransferase: protein MKIKLEGVMETLLIPLYIRGEDFKKEKSVLKDKKSAEIMSKIDYDFSKFKDGWTSYYGVLARAKTMDEKAQSFIMKNPDCVVIYIGCGFDTRFERIDNGKIQWYNLDFPEVIQKRRLFFDENERVINISKSALDPSWIENIRIDGKEVLIISEGVLMYFEEKEVKKFLEILTENFEKFEAQFDLLSLGALKMQKKHDTLKKMNAQFKWGVKDGSELVKLNPKIKQVGLINFTVKMKKMLPFTKKWIIPFMYLYNNRLGIYTYGVK, encoded by the coding sequence ATGAAAATTAAATTAGAAGGAGTAATGGAAACATTACTTATACCTCTATATATAAGAGGTGAAGATTTTAAAAAAGAAAAATCCGTTCTAAAAGATAAAAAATCTGCTGAGATAATGTCAAAAATAGATTATGATTTTTCAAAATTTAAGGACGGATGGACTTCTTATTATGGAGTTTTGGCAAGGGCAAAAACAATGGATGAGAAGGCTCAAAGCTTTATTATGAAAAATCCTGATTGTGTTGTTATTTATATAGGATGTGGATTTGATACACGTTTTGAAAGAATAGATAATGGGAAAATTCAATGGTATAATTTAGATTTTCCTGAAGTAATTCAAAAAAGAAGATTATTCTTTGACGAAAATGAAAGAGTAATAAATATTTCAAAATCGGCATTGGATCCTTCATGGATTGAAAATATAAGAATTGATGGAAAAGAAGTACTTATTATTTCAGAAGGAGTATTAATGTATTTCGAAGAAAAGGAAGTGAAAAAATTTCTTGAAATACTTACAGAAAATTTTGAAAAATTTGAGGCCCAATTTGATTTACTTTCTTTGGGAGCATTAAAAATGCAGAAAAAACATGATACATTAAAGAAAATGAATGCTCAATTTAAATGGGGAGTAAAAGATGGAAGTGAATTAGTTAAATTAAATCCGAAAATAAAACAGGTAGGATTAATAAATTTTACAGTTAAAATGAAAAAAATGCTTCCATTTACAAAAAAATGGATAATTCCATTTATGTACTTGTATAATAATCGTTTGGGTATATACACATATGGAGTAAAATAA
- a CDS encoding ABC transporter substrate-binding protein, translated as MKKLLLLMSLLVVFILSCGGKKEAAENGEKKTAESDVIKIGVIGPLTGEVAQYGEATINGFKLKVKEINEAGGINGKKIELVISDSKGDSTEAVNIFKKMVSQDKINLVVGEIISSASLAIADLAQSAKVPMITPTGTNFDITKSKDYVFRTTFTDPYQGVVTAKYAHSKGIKSVAVLTNSSNDYAVGLATSFKEEAAKNSITVIEEKYTKDDKDFKSILTKIKGQNPEAVFIPDYYNTIGLILTQANELGLKTQYLGGDGWDGIQTNFGAAAEGAIFASQFAPDDTAEVVQKFIAAYKAEYNAEPIVFAALGYDTGSILEAALKSVKDLSPASIREAIAGTNATNLITGDLKYDAERNPEKKVTFIEVKDGKLVLKEKL; from the coding sequence ATGAAAAAGTTATTGTTACTGATGTCATTACTTGTTGTATTTATCCTCAGCTGCGGCGGAAAAAAAGAAGCTGCTGAAAACGGAGAAAAGAAAACAGCTGAAAGTGATGTAATTAAAATAGGAGTTATCGGTCCGCTTACAGGAGAAGTGGCTCAGTACGGAGAAGCCACTATTAACGGTTTTAAATTAAAAGTTAAAGAAATAAATGAAGCGGGAGGAATAAACGGTAAGAAAATAGAACTTGTTATTTCCGACAGTAAAGGAGATTCAACCGAGGCTGTAAATATATTCAAAAAAATGGTTTCTCAAGATAAAATCAATCTTGTAGTAGGAGAAATTATCTCATCCGCTTCACTGGCAATTGCAGACTTGGCACAAAGTGCAAAAGTACCTATGATTACACCTACAGGAACAAACTTCGATATTACTAAAAGTAAAGATTATGTGTTCAGAACAACATTTACCGATCCTTATCAGGGAGTTGTAACTGCAAAATATGCACACTCAAAAGGAATTAAGTCCGTTGCCGTTTTGACAAACAGTTCAAATGACTATGCAGTGGGGTTGGCTACATCATTTAAAGAAGAAGCCGCTAAAAACAGTATAACTGTTATTGAAGAAAAATATACTAAAGACGACAAAGATTTCAAATCTATCCTGACTAAAATAAAAGGACAAAATCCTGAAGCTGTATTCATACCTGATTATTACAATACAATCGGACTTATACTTACTCAAGCTAATGAACTCGGACTGAAAACTCAATATTTAGGAGGAGACGGTTGGGACGGAATTCAGACTAACTTCGGTGCTGCTGCTGAAGGTGCAATATTCGCGAGTCAGTTTGCTCCCGATGATACTGCAGAAGTTGTTCAGAAATTTATAGCTGCTTATAAAGCTGAATATAATGCAGAACCTATTGTTTTTGCAGCTTTAGGTTATGATACAGGTTCCATTCTGGAAGCTGCCTTAAAATCTGTAAAAGATTTATCACCTGCTTCAATCAGAGAAGCAATTGCAGGAACAAATGCTACTAATCTGATTACAGGAGACTTAAAATATGATGCTGAAAGAAACCCTGAAAAAAAAGTTACATTTATAGAAGTTAAAGATGGAAAACTGGTATTAAAGGAAAAACTGTAA
- a CDS encoding branched-chain amino acid ABC transporter permease, whose protein sequence is MFKNFIEQTINGLQTGSIYALIALGYTMVYGIVKLINFAHGDILMVGAYTVFIAVSNSIPFPVALILAIVFCSVLGVVIDWFAYRPLRNAPRISALITAIGISFLLESAALIIFGATPKIIDSKSIPAFLSPNIKINLGIVNISMLTIFVIFITIVCMYILNLFIKKTKLGKATRAVSQDTGAAKLMGINVNLTIAITFAIGSGLGALGGVLYAIMYPTVEPYMGMLPGLKAFIAAVFGGIGSIPGAMIGGYVLGIIESYTKGYISSTWANPIVFGVLILILIFKPNGLFGKNLKEKV, encoded by the coding sequence ATGTTTAAAAATTTTATTGAACAGACTATTAACGGTCTTCAGACAGGAAGTATATATGCTTTGATAGCATTAGGATATACTATGGTCTACGGAATAGTCAAACTTATAAATTTTGCCCATGGAGATATATTAATGGTAGGAGCTTATACGGTATTCATAGCTGTTTCCAACAGCATTCCATTTCCTGTAGCTCTTATTCTGGCAATTGTTTTCTGTTCTGTTCTCGGAGTTGTTATAGACTGGTTTGCATACAGGCCTCTTAGAAACGCTCCCAGAATATCGGCACTGATAACGGCTATCGGAATAAGTTTTCTTCTTGAAAGTGCCGCACTTATAATTTTTGGTGCAACTCCTAAAATTATTGACAGTAAGTCCATTCCGGCTTTTTTGTCACCGAATATTAAAATAAATTTAGGAATTGTAAATATCAGTATGCTTACTATCTTTGTCATATTTATTACTATAGTATGTATGTATATTCTGAACCTGTTTATAAAAAAGACAAAATTGGGAAAAGCTACAAGAGCGGTTTCTCAAGATACCGGAGCTGCAAAATTGATGGGAATAAATGTAAATCTTACTATTGCTATTACATTTGCAATAGGTTCAGGACTGGGAGCATTGGGCGGAGTCCTTTATGCTATTATGTATCCAACTGTAGAGCCTTATATGGGAATGCTTCCCGGACTTAAGGCATTTATTGCAGCTGTATTCGGAGGGATAGGAAGTATCCCCGGAGCAATGATTGGAGGATATGTTCTAGGAATTATCGAATCATATACAAAAGGATATATTTCTTCCACATGGGCAAATCCCATAGTTTTCGGTGTATTGATTTTAATATTAATATTTAAGCCGAACGGATTATTCGGTAAAAACCTGAAAGAAAAAGTTTAA
- a CDS encoding branched-chain amino acid ABC transporter permease translates to MQKTKQNTENKWGNLNYFNKLNIKNYSLTFLFLIALYFVLYLSIDKGNPFDYKSGIYTSVLISIIFAVSLNIAVGLMGQLSLGHAGFIAIGGYTAAFISKLLVPYNLPPFIQLIVVTLAGGILAGIFGFFVGGSTLRLRGDYLAIITLAFGEIIKYVIQNMNFLGGATGLKSIPSILDFSSVYFIAVISVVIMSMIMTSRKGRQILSIRENEIAAENIGIDINHVKLYGFALSAFFAGVGGSLFAHNVGILTPDKFGFVFSIEILVMIVFGGLGSITGAVLSAVLLTVLNEQLREVSQYRYLVYAIILIILMIFRPDGVFGKKELTIPRFINKYKRIRNNLNKKNNN, encoded by the coding sequence ATGCAAAAAACTAAACAAAATACCGAAAATAAATGGGGAAACCTGAATTATTTCAACAAACTCAATATTAAAAATTATTCTTTAACATTTTTATTTTTAATAGCTCTATATTTTGTCTTATATTTAAGTATCGACAAAGGCAATCCGTTTGATTACAAAAGCGGAATATATACAAGCGTACTTATTTCCATAATATTTGCAGTCAGTCTGAACATCGCAGTAGGACTTATGGGACAACTCAGTTTAGGGCATGCAGGATTTATAGCAATAGGCGGATATACTGCCGCTTTTATTTCAAAATTACTCGTTCCTTATAATCTTCCTCCTTTTATTCAGTTGATTGTTGTTACTCTTGCAGGAGGAATACTGGCAGGAATATTCGGCTTTTTTGTAGGAGGAAGTACATTACGTCTGAGAGGAGATTATCTTGCAATTATCACTCTCGCTTTCGGAGAAATCATTAAATATGTTATTCAAAATATGAATTTTCTCGGAGGTGCTACAGGACTTAAAAGTATTCCGAGTATTCTCGATTTTTCAAGTGTCTATTTCATTGCGGTAATTTCGGTTGTAATTATGTCAATGATAATGACTTCGAGAAAAGGAAGGCAAATTCTTTCAATAAGAGAAAATGAGATAGCTGCTGAAAATATAGGCATAGATATAAATCATGTAAAACTTTACGGATTTGCTCTTTCAGCGTTTTTTGCAGGAGTTGGAGGTTCATTATTTGCACATAATGTCGGAATACTGACCCCTGACAAATTCGGATTTGTATTTTCTATTGAAATACTTGTTATGATTGTCTTCGGAGGATTGGGAAGTATTACAGGAGCCGTACTGTCAGCAGTTCTTCTGACAGTACTTAATGAGCAGCTGAGAGAAGTTTCTCAGTACAGATATCTTGTTTATGCAATAATACTTATAATACTGATGATTTTCAGACCTGACGGTGTTTTCGGCAAAAAAGAACTTACTATACCAAGATTTATAAATAAATATAAAAGAATAAGAAACAATTTAAACAAAAAAAACAATAACTAA
- a CDS encoding ABC transporter ATP-binding protein: MSLLKTTNLGISFGGLRAVDNVNIEINNKELVGLIGSNGAGKTTIFNLLTGVYKPTDGNISLNNVNINKKTTPQIVALGVARTFQNIRLFKNLSVLDNVKLALNSSMTYSTLSAIFRLPKYWKEERKVTDKALDLLDIFEMAEMADITAGNLSYGQQRKLEIARALATSPKLLLLDEPAAGMNPNETKELMNTISFIREKFKISILLIEHDMELVMGICERLYVLNFGKIIAEGLPEEIQNNKEVITAYLGE, translated from the coding sequence ATGTCATTGTTAAAAACGACGAATTTGGGAATATCTTTTGGGGGACTTAGAGCTGTAGATAATGTAAATATCGAAATAAACAACAAAGAACTTGTTGGATTAATCGGTTCTAACGGTGCAGGAAAAACTACAATTTTCAACTTGCTTACAGGAGTTTATAAGCCTACTGACGGAAATATATCCTTGAATAATGTAAATATAAATAAAAAAACCACTCCGCAGATAGTTGCTTTGGGCGTTGCAAGGACATTTCAGAATATAAGACTTTTCAAAAATCTGTCCGTTCTGGATAATGTAAAACTTGCTTTAAACAGCAGTATGACTTACTCAACTTTATCCGCTATTTTCAGATTACCTAAATATTGGAAAGAAGAAAGGAAAGTTACTGATAAAGCCCTTGATTTACTTGATATATTTGAAATGGCAGAAATGGCAGACATAACTGCAGGAAATCTGTCTTACGGACAACAGCGTAAACTTGAAATTGCCAGAGCACTCGCCACTTCGCCTAAGCTTCTTCTATTAGACGAACCTGCTGCCGGAATGAATCCTAACGAAACAAAAGAACTGATGAATACTATAAGTTTTATAAGGGAAAAATTTAAAATTTCCATACTGCTCATAGAACATGATATGGAGCTTGTAATGGGAATTTGTGAAAGGCTTTATGTCCTTAATTTCGGAAAAATAATAGCAGAGGGACTACCTGAAGAAATTCAAAACAATAAAGAAGTTATTACCGCTTATTTAGGGGAATAA
- a CDS encoding ABC transporter ATP-binding protein: MLKVNDLNVYYGGIHAIKNISFNIKKGEIVSLIGANGAGKTSTLHAVSGLIPIKSGEISLNGINVTNIEAHKLVKQGMAHVPEGRRIFTELTVMENLEMGAYIINDKNSVKKDMENQFKLFPRLSERKKQLAGTMSGGEQQMLAMARALMSRPSLLLLDEPSMGLAPLLVQEIFKIIEKINKEHGVTILLVEQNANMALSIANRGYVLETGQIILEGTGKELITNPEIKKAYLGG, translated from the coding sequence ATTTTAAAAGTAAATGATTTAAATGTATATTACGGGGGTATTCATGCAATAAAAAATATTTCATTTAATATAAAAAAGGGGGAAATTGTTTCCCTTATAGGTGCAAACGGAGCGGGTAAAACTTCTACATTGCACGCAGTTTCAGGATTAATTCCTATAAAATCCGGAGAAATTTCCTTAAACGGTATAAATGTGACAAACATTGAAGCTCATAAACTTGTAAAACAGGGAATGGCACATGTACCTGAGGGAAGACGGATTTTTACAGAACTGACCGTTATGGAAAATCTTGAAATGGGTGCATATATAATTAACGATAAAAACAGTGTAAAAAAAGATATGGAAAACCAGTTCAAGCTTTTTCCAAGACTTTCAGAAAGAAAAAAACAGCTCGCGGGAACAATGAGCGGTGGAGAGCAACAGATGCTTGCCATGGCAAGAGCATTAATGTCAAGACCTTCTTTACTCTTACTTGACGAACCTTCAATGGGACTTGCCCCTCTTCTTGTTCAAGAAATTTTTAAAATTATAGAAAAAATAAATAAAGAACACGGAGTTACAATTTTACTTGTAGAACAAAATGCAAATATGGCACTTTCCATTGCGAACAGAGGATATGTTCTTGAAACCGGGCAGATTATACTTGAAGGAACAGGGAAAGAACTTATAACTAATCCTGAAATTAAAAAGGCATATCTGGGAGGATAA
- a CDS encoding polyphenol oxidase family protein, translating to MFKEKENYFYIEEFEKYGIKAVYSKKSAGNMSDYCNMEGQEKGIQKKNRNKLLSEMNIESKITVMSFQTHTNNVEVINEDTFNFTFKEIDGFVTKRKDVALFTFYADCLPIFVYDKKNEVIGVWHSGWPGTHKEIMKNGLEIMKKTYKTDYKNVLMALGIGIQQENYEVGQDLYDNFIQKFGKDSELVLKSFKFNEKTGKYHFSNIIFNKITALRLGINEKNLIISDEDTWNEKFHSYRRERKKSGRAAAVISFK from the coding sequence ATGTTTAAAGAAAAAGAAAATTACTTTTATATTGAGGAATTTGAAAAATATGGTATAAAAGCGGTATATTCAAAAAAAAGTGCAGGAAATATGTCTGATTATTGTAACATGGAAGGACAAGAAAAAGGAATACAAAAGAAAAATAGGAACAAGTTATTATCAGAGATGAATATCGAAAGTAAAATAACCGTCATGTCTTTTCAGACACACACGAATAATGTTGAAGTAATAAATGAAGATACTTTTAATTTTACATTTAAAGAAATTGACGGTTTTGTGACTAAGAGGAAAGATGTAGCACTTTTTACCTTTTATGCAGACTGTTTACCCATTTTTGTTTATGACAAAAAAAATGAAGTTATAGGTGTTTGGCATTCAGGTTGGCCGGGAACTCATAAGGAAATAATGAAAAATGGACTGGAGATAATGAAGAAAACATATAAAACAGATTATAAAAATGTACTGATGGCTTTGGGAATAGGGATACAACAGGAAAACTATGAAGTAGGTCAGGATTTATATGATAACTTTATTCAAAAATTCGGTAAGGACAGTGAATTAGTATTAAAGTCTTTTAAATTCAATGAAAAAACGGGTAAATATCATTTCAGTAATATAATTTTTAATAAAATTACAGCACTTAGGCTTGGAATCAATGAGAAAAATTTGATTATTTCAGATGAAGATACATGGAATGAAAAGTTTCATTCTTATAGAAGGGAGAGAAAGAAGTCAGGGCGAGCTGCAGCGGTTATAAGTTTTAAATAA